AGTAAAGAAGCTGGACATAACTATATGACATATGTGGTCACTCAAGTTCCCATTCTAAGACGATAGCTAGTCATCAGAAAAAATCAAGTTACACCTAATCCTCAATAGAACAACTCCAGCCAGTTTCACACCGGAAAAATTTGCCTCCGAGAAGCAAATGACAAtcagaaaacaaagaaattgtccCCAGCACCAAACCATAACAGAGAGATAGAGATTAACAATACTAAAAGTGAAATTAGACCTGTCAACAGCACGGTGCTCAAGTTGCAGATCTATCTTTCGCCAATCCTTGCCACGTTCCTCCAGCAAAACCTCCCTAGGTTTGGCATCCCCAAATGGATTGACTTTTGGCCTCGGCTTCACCACATTTTCTACGCCCTGTAATCCTGGACCCTCCGAACGGTTGGATTGAGCACTCGAAGGCCTGCTAGAGTGAGCACTAGTTGGCCTACTGGTTTTTTTGGCCTCAATTTCTGTATCCAGCTTCTTCCAATCCAATCCCTTCTCGGCCAAAACCTCCTCTCTCGGCCTTGCTGCTCCaaaagggtttggcttgttcGTCCTTGTTGCTTCATTTGTTACGACATTACCTTTGGGTGGATCCAACACTAATCGGGGCCGTTCTGTGACACTATCACGTGAACGGCCTCTACCCCATCGATCAGGCTCATTCGCCTCACGATAACCGGAACCGAATGTGGAGGATCTCGATGGAATAGGCTTTTTCTCACGTGCCCAGTTATCGACCTCGTCTGCCCTAGATGCAATTCCACCCACACCACCGCCTAGCGACCCATACCTATTTTGTCGACCTGAATCCAATGTGGGCGATTTCTTCGTCATTGCCCAATTATCCACCTCGTCAGCCCTCGAAGGTTGATCGAAATTGGAAGCCCTAGGAGATGAGCCCCTGCGTTCCTCATCAAACCCGCCATAAGATCGTCGACCACCACCCCAGGACCCATCGCCATCATCACGGTCTCGAAATCGACCAGCAGACATACCTTGGCGATCATAAGTGGGAAATCCCCCACCGAGCCGGCCAGAACGTACTTCCTCACCAGAGCGGTCTTTTGGACCAGTTGGAAGCCGAATCATCTCCTCCGGGGTCAAGCCCTGGCTGTCCGTTAGCCTACCGCCGGCGCCATGACCCGTCAAGGTCCCCATAGTGAATTCCGACAGCgacatcttctttttcttgggCTTGGTGCTGACGGCTTCCCTAAGGCTAGGGAAATTCTTGGATTCTGCTTGGGAAGCGGCCGCAGCAGCTTGCGCCTCTCGCTCCTCATCCTCAGCACGCTCGGCATCAGCGGCCCAGGCTCCGATTCCACCCCAGGGTTTTGACATTTGTATCTCGTTTGGTTTGGCTTGGCTGAAGCTCGAGATCCAGGAATCGCAAGTAGTGaaatagaggaagaagagagatcTAAACGAAAAATTGGAGTTTGGTGAATGAGCTAGGCTCCGTTAATGGAGCCGGAGCTCAGAGAACATGCGATGGAAATAGAAAATGGAAACGGTCGTTGtgagagaggaagaaggatTTTATAGAATCCCTCTTTTTCCCGTCTTCCCTTTGGATGTTTTGTAATTGAAATGGATGGAATTACAAAACTGGAGTGATGAGTGGGGAGTCGTGTGGGCGTGGAGATTATATGGGAGTTTGGATCCCACGCGCCCGCAGGGGAAGTGATCAAACGGCGCACAAAAGAAGCAGTGGCCACGTGGACGAGGATCTGTGTTTGTTGACTTCAACCTATTGGACGGTCAGGATGCGTTCTATTCTCCATTCATTTGGTATCAACAGTTTAcgggaaattaaataaaaaataaaaaataaaaaataaaaaattcagaaGCAGACTGGGAAATCTTTATTTCTGTATTATTTAAGCTTTAATACAAAGTTTTAGGTAGAAAAAAGAGAGGTTCCACAAGGCAGTAGGGCTAGCTGCAGTTGATGGTAAATAGAGCAGAGGCATGGGTTTGAAGTGGTGCAGCTATGGTCGACCCCGACATCACTCCAAACTCTTTTCCACTCCATTCCTCTCTGTATTTACAGGAAGCTTGACCCAAGCCCTTGCCTGGAAGTGCCTCCGCAAGGTCCGAAATCTTCACAGATATCTCAGTCTTCTCGTTGTTGAGATTGAAGAGAGCAACATATACCTCACCTGAATTACATcaaaactttctttctttacccACGACAACGTTGTGAAAACCCATTCAGAATCTCAGAGATTGATGCACTAACCTCCTCTCCCTGTAGCAATCCATGACCGAACTCCACTCTCAATACCTTCTGCTGCACCAATGCAATCAAATCATCATCATGCTAAAAACTCAACATCATCCTCATAATTAACAACGCAATTCATTACCATCGTTTTGCTTTACAATTGCACACTCCCCAGATTGCTGGTTTCCCAACGTCCCATTACTGTATAACTCCCACTTCTGTTTTCATAACAATCAACATTCCAATAAGAGCATCACAGAGATAAGTAATAAGGGTGAgaaatttcttcatcttctcggACATTTTGACACACCTGGTTCTCATGCCTTATACAAGGGAAAAATGACCCCCTCCTGAACTCTTCAGAACTACGCTTCCTTTGCCGAGTTGCATCCAGGCAAACATCCCCTCGATCATGCCCACTAGCTGCCTCTTTGTATCTGTACCACGACTTAATTTTTGTGACAAACTCAAAACTTGAGacagtaaaataataatagggCATCAAATCAATCACATTGCAAGTCGAGGCCCTCGTTTATATACACAAAATGGTGTTTCATATTTGTGTTTTGGATTTGCCTTCCAACATATTTTTTGAAGACCTCGATTCAGACTTTCAGGAACCCAACCAGCTGCGTCTGAATCTGAACACTTGGTGAGCCCCAGTACAGGTGAAACTGATGCCACCATATCTCTAGAATGCCATTTCACAATCTTCTCCCTACTGTTCGAAACCTTTGTTGAAGCAACTTTAAGAAACTGTAATGGCAATGGAAATGAACACAAAATAGTCAAAACGTCGATATCAAGAAAGTCTTTCCAAGCTTGAAAAAGCTCAACTTGCCTCCATGTTATTTGAACTGAAGGAGTTAATCTCCAGAAGCGTAGGATTTGTGATGAGACTAAAGGTGGCATCGTCAATATTCCTCAAATCTCCTCCATACATAATTGGAGACTTGGCCATACACCATAAAGTCATCTGAAATTAAGTTGAACAACATTTCAGCGATGATAttactctctttctctccctcttttaACCACAAATTTACCTGAGTTCTTTGTTCATCTACGCTGAGGTTGGTTGTCCTATGTGGGCCTTCATTTGCAGCTAAACATTTCATCCAACATTATTAATAACATGTATACAAGCTTAAGATTGTTACTCAATCTAATTGTACAGTCATTTTTAGTGCGTTCAGTCTTATAAAATTGTATAACCTGGATCGGTAAGCCACCCAAATGGAAGCATATCTGAATCAGGCCAAGATTTACCCAGCAAGCCTGTGGTGCCTATCATATTAGCAGCAGAGAAATCCCTGAAGAAGAGAGTACAAGTTGAGATGACATCAATATCAAATGGTATGTATTTGAATCTCTTGAACTCAAACATAATAACTTAAGTTACCGGGTGATGTTAAAGTGGAAAACGAGGTCGTTCCAATTATCCCAATCATCACCTGTTATTCTATACATGTTAACCAGCCCACTTACATCCTTGGCCATGGCTGGCGTCGCAGTTTTTCCGGGGGACAGAGAAAACAATATTGGGCGGTCAAGTTGTTTAAGAACCTGTGCGTACTTAAATGAATTAGCATTTAGCATATGAGTAACAATTGCATGTGTCTGTGACAGAGACAGAAGAGAACATACATCAGACACAAAGCTTATTTGAGGTAAATCCAAATCATCGCCAAAGACACAATCAAGTTTCACTGCCGGAAAAAGAATGATCATTTCAGTTTAGTATCAAGATTCCAGGCAATGGCAAGATCTTTTTGATTCAGACATCTTactttgaagaacaaaatgaaattcatCACAAATCTAAAACACTATCAAATACTTCGAGAGAGGCATGCAAACATGTAGAAAGTGAGCTTGCGTTGTGTCAATGACAGTAAACTTACCAAAATCAACCCCCCAATCAGCATATTGTTGATAAAGGGACCTTAAGAAGGCTTTTGAAGCTCCTAAATCCATGTTCACACTCATGAAACCATTTTTCATCCATCCACAAGTCCTCGACTTGTCCCCTATATCACTTGCAAACCACTTTCTCCCGGATTCTTCATAGGCACTTCCCTACCAAGCAATTGAGAACCTTATAATCATTTCTCCCGTGTGTGTTTCAGGGCTGACTATTTACAAATGCTCACGTAATACAGAAAAATAAGGGAACTAAGTTACCTTTGAAATGTCCAATATAGGCGTATTAGCATTGACTGCCTGTGTACTTATTCCTCTCATGACATGAATTCCAAACTTCAAACCCATATCATGAACTTTCTTAGCTACTTCAGTGAATCCCTTTCCACCTTGCGAGGAAGGCCACCGACTCGGGTCCGGGACCATCCTCCCCCATTCATCGATCACATCAAATCCAAGAGAATCAGCGTAAGCACCAGGAACATTTCTCCTATACCATAGGTAATCCACAATCACGTACTGCATCCATCAAACAACCGAGAAGATTAATCATCTTACCACCATTTTACCGCATTACATTACAACAAATTTAAAGGAATGCACACATTAATTAGATCATAAAATGAGCAATGTTATCGGTACAATTTTCAGGAAGTTACCAAAGCCCTACCTCATATCCCTTAGACTTAAGCCGATTGGCCACAACCTCTGCATTCTTTAGGTATTCTTCTTCAGAAATAATCCAGGAAAATGAATTATAAGAGTTCCAACCTCTCGGCGGGACGACAGCACGTTCTGTTCCATTTTGTGAGGACACCCTAAAAAGATTAAAGTTAGTATGCACCATATGATTAGTAAATCAAGAGGCTTCATCCAAACCATAGCCCTAGATGATCCAAAGTTAACGAAGTTCACAGCACAACACAAGCTCACAGATGGGCTTTACAGAAAGTCCTAAACCAAGCACATCTCTAAATTTGCAGTAACAATAGAGAGGAAGCAATAGAATCCCTTTCACGggaatacaatttttaaaaagaaatgaaatggatCTTCGTTCTTCCCTCAACAACAATCCTAGTTTTTCACAGGAAGTAGAGGAACCTTTACAAAATATGGAAACGGAATTCTTTAAACAACGCAGAGTTAAGGACCATATAAGCTATACTACCTTGAAAGAAAAGTGAGAGAAATGAGAGATTTACGCACCGATTGAATTGAAACACggaacagaagaagaagaaaaagcagAGAGAGTTGAAGAAGACGTCTTTCATGATGTGTGCTATCTACAGCGATGGCTGTTCTCAACTATCAAATTCATAATAGAGCATGAAACAGAGTTCTTTTTATACtgctaaattaaaaatgtgaattacaaaaacaataaagacccgtttaaataacaatatatcCATAAATGGGTGAAAATAGTTTTTCTTTAGTGCATGGATTATTAAGATTAACCACTCTTATCCATATAGttacaataaaagaaaaaattcaatttttttttatggttaaGGTATTACTACGTGTccatatataaatttttaaaccaGGTGTACTATACCTTTCAATTCAaatccaatattttaaaattttatattaataattttacggataaaactatttttattaatttagcttattaatttttatacgTTTATTCTTATCCTAATCGAAATCCCTTTCTCATCACAAAGAGAATTGTATTATGTTCCTTATTTTGACACTAAATAAGGAATGTTTATTTGTAAGATGATTTATGGTATTCTTATTCGattcaaaatcattattatatatatgtacataCATACACGcacaataaatttaattatgatttttctttttatgaagATGCATGCATATATCTGAGGTGCCAATGCTTTATTAATATTAGAAAGAATCGGCACCGACCAACCACATCTCAGTTTTCGactattgttttgtttttattggaGTTAAAGAATGTTACTTtcgaacaaaaataataacaatgaCTAATTGAGACGGGGACGAGGACAGGGAAGCCACTCCCCATTTCCCGTCTCGCATGAATTTTTTGAATCATGTAAGAAAGAGTAGACgattatgtttaaattgtgTAAAGAAGGGATCCTcagacaaacaaacaaaaaaaagtcttaaaatcgACCATGATCGACGAGATCGTACAAGTATGACATTACCTTTTATTTCATCTCATAGATCTCCTATTCACGAAGATAATGGTATTCTATTGATACTCAACTTTTATGGACATATAAACATATCCGTTGTTATCCATTGATGTGGATCGACAACGGTTGATCAGCAAAgttgataaaatatattggGGGAAGAAGActaatgatattaaattacCATGATATTGGTTACAAAGTTGTGGGTTCTtaagaaaatttgagattttgagTATACAAATAAGAGATAAAGGCTAATGCAATTGAGTTTAAAAATCGAGAGAGAAAAGGTGTGATTTTgtgttaattaaataaataaataattgaaagcaAGCACCGAAGCAATCGAGCGATTTGAAGCCTAATTGTATCTTCCATTTGTTGCGAATTGCAAGCAATCTTGGTGGGTGTCGGGTTTGTTCGGATGATCGATGAATTCGGGGACAGTAAGAGTGCGTTTGGTTTTCGAAGAGGGGCGCCTACTGAGCAAGCCGCAGAGGAGAAATGGACTGAAACGGAGTTGGATTCTTCTGAAATCCCACCTCCATTCCATTTCCGACTTCTCCTCCTATCTTCTCGACCTTTTCCTTCTTCGCGATGCTTGTCCTCATGGCCTCCTTCTTTCTGtaagtttgtttttttctctctcgcTTTCTCTGCGTTCTTCTCACTTGCAATTCCCGATGGAGGAGGGGGGGAGAGTTGTTTGGTTGTCTTTGATTAGGCACTTTCAGTGATATGCATGCTTAGCTCATCTTTTCCCTCTTACAGATGGATGGGTTTGTTCTACCACCCTTTGAGCCTACTTCTATTTTGAAGGATGGAGATATTGTTAGGTCAGTTTGTGGGCGATATTTGCTCTTTGAATACTTCGTCTCTATAAGACCAAGTCTCCCAGTTTGCCGTATTGTTCTTCTAACAGGGTGAAGAAGAGTGAGGACAATGTGATTGCAGTTGAGACGATGGCAGACATGGAGGAGGGGCAACCTGCTGGTCTAGATGTTCAGCTTCTAGCCAACGAGGAGCTTGTGAAGGAGTGCACTGACTACAAAAATGAAGCAGAACAAGATGATGAACATTATGATCTGCTGAATCAGTTGGAAGACACAGTGGATGTGGGAAGCAAAGAGAAAACAGTTTGCAGGAAAAGGAAGGCACTGAAAACAGTTCACAGCTCAAAGTATTTAGTACCAGTCTCTATCAATGCTAAATCTAAAGAATCGTATAGCATTAGATTCTTATATGCAGGCAACATTTCTAGTTCAAATACCATGTTCTTGATGGTGCTCGATCCTCATATCTTGCTTTTGTTTATGCTAGCTGCTTCAATGTGAATGATGCCATTTATGATTCTAGTGGAATGTAAAACAAGTACCGGGATGTTAGAGCCACGAACTTGTTGGTTCATGCTGTGATTCTTAAGGGATGGTGAATGTTTTGTGTTGTTGTAAACTGGGCTTTGGTTGTTCATTGATAGCATCACATCTTGACCGTGCAACTTCTGTCGATCAATAACAGCCACAATGGTCTTCATGTGATGCCGTCTCATTCTGTTCTAGATACATGACCAATATCCATATGCTAGTATTAGAGcatttttcatttagtttGGCGAAGTCGTACCCTGCATGAACTATCTGATGCTTATTACATTATCCAAATTgtaggaagaagaagaatagatTTGCTCCAACTGACAAATGTCTGGCTTCTCCATCAAATCTTCAGCAGTTTCATACAGACCATAATTGTAGATCGCAGCAGGAAGTTTCTGTTTCTGATAAGAGTCTGGTCGAGAAGCGCAAATCATCCAATGGCAATACTGGTACAAACAAGAAGCAAAAGGTTCGTAAAGTAAGTCTTATGAGGATGTTATATCTTGTCATTGtagttaaatttaaataaggaAGGcctttcctttaaaaaaaatctccattTTAAGCGTTAAAAGTGATGTTTATTCATTGATCGTTCAGCAGGTACAGCAACGAATAGTTCGAAATAGTAACGGTAAGTTACCTGTTGAGAATTACTTTGAGGACTCTGAACAGCTAGATGACAGTAGTGTTGATGAAGGAATTGTCCCCGTGGAAACTAGACCAGGACATGTTCGTTTTCTGCCTCTTGATCAAGGTCCGTTtgtgtttctcattctttcaAAATTCGTGTTACAACTTTATGCTGCTTGGTGCAAGTGCTAACTTgtgtattttaatttgtgttcGTTCCAGGAGAAGCTAACCAGTTTGTGCATCCAGCTCAAGCTTCTATGGTATTATCCCTGTGCTTAGAGCTCTTTGCTTTTATATAGTCCTTGCAAGTGAAACCAAGTTCTTTGACATTCGAATTGAGTGTTTCAGGACACCGCGCGGTCAAATGGGATAAcaattaagaatgaaaaaaaatggggTAAAGGGAAATCCTCATTTTGGAGGAGTAATTGCAACTGTGAAGGACAAAGTTCCAAGTCGCAAGCTAAAAAAGATTCATCAACTAGGAAATGTCCAATTGACTTCAATGAACTCAGACCTTGTTTGAGCTTGCCCGAGGTTTGTTTTCGATAAGTTTTACATGTTTCTGTGTGAATATTGCATTGTCCTTCCCTAATCTGGAATTAGCTTCTGTTGCTTGGATATGTCTAAATTTACCATTGTTTGGTGTTGGAATCATCTCAGCCATGAACTTCTATATTGCAGAGAGGTGATATAATTGCATATCGTTTAATTGAATTATCATCATCATGGACTCCAGAATTTTCCTCCTTCAGAGTAATAATTCCTTTGGTTCCCATTATGATATTAATATCTTCGATGAGGCCCATACTTATACTTTGCTCAATCCTGTTAGGTTGGAAAGGTATCATGGTGTAATCCTGAAGCAAATAAGATTATGCTGATTCCTGTTCCAGAATATCCATTTGTTTTTAAGGCAATGAACGAGGAAGCAGTCAAGCATCCATATGCGGAAGATGGGTCTTTAAAGGTGCTCAAATTAGCCATCATCTATCATCTTTAGTTATGTTGTTCACTTGAAGTGGGAGTTAATCAGATAAGCATATGGGATTAGGgacaatcaaacaaattaaattacacTTGCCAGATGTGTGTTTTCTGTTGTCAGGCTAGGCTCAGCTTCATGATCGATGAACAAGATGGAAAACACAGCATGGCAGCTGCTAATTGACTCTTTTAATTTATGCAGGCTGATTACTCCTCACTCGTTGACATCAGAATCGTTGAGCATGAAAACTCACTAGGTTTTGAAGCAGCTGGTGGTGGTAATATTAGTGAAGCATCTACTTCAAAACAAAGCTGGAGCAAGTGGGAGAAGCATTCCATTGCACCAAAACAAAGCTGGAACAAATGGGAGAACCAGCCCAGAGCACCAAAACAAAGCTGGAAAAAGTGGGAAAACGATACCAGTAAACAAGGGGAGAACCAGCCCAGGGCATCAAAACAAAGCTGGAAAAAGTGGGAAAACGATACCAGTAAACGGGGTACAGACACGACTTGTGTTGTGTGTTAGGAATAAGTAAAGCTGCTTATTTGCTCTCAACCTTGTGTGTTGTTTTCTGGTGGTTTcagaaaatggaaaggaaaatgCATGGGATGACATTGTCCAGGCTTCCAGCGCGAAGAAGGCTAATTTGTCCAAGGACGTTGGATGGGGAAGAGGGGAGAAGAAATCTTGGAAAGGAGCTTCATAATAGTCCATGACAGATACTCCGGTGGGGCTAGTTGATTACCTTTCAATTAACGTAATTTTGTACAAAAATTTACCACTTGCTCTGTAAGAAGTGGGAAGGCTATGGAAGGTAGCCATTTTGTGTGAGCGGTTAGGCTCGGTTCAGGCACACGATCGAcgtaatttcattttgttgtggagaAGTTGTCTGTCATGATGGAAACAAAATGGGAACGTTGCTACAAGAATCTATAGCCATTTTGTCTGCTGGATAAACTTGAATGTTAGAAACAATAAATAGTTGAGGAGTATACTAAGCATAGAAATATTAAGCACATCCCAATTTGGTTGGACAGCCAGAATGTTGATAAACTGTCCTAATATCCTCCTAACTGCATCCATGTGCTGCACGATTGCTTTGTTTGGCTTGATAAAGTGACATTCTCTTAGTTTCAGTTATGATTAAAAGGAAACATCTCCCAcccgttcttttcttttcttttcttttgcttctttctTCTAATCTTCCAATACTCATATATGGCATGACGCTGAGATTCTGATACGAGGCAAACTTGAATGCAGCTCCCCAGTTGGCACATGCTTTTATATCACTACTTGGATCACAACACTTCATTTTTCCACTCAAACACTCATGCCTTGTCTTAATCctctcttttttacttttatactAATTTAAACCCCCCTGGAAGCAAGGTAGAAATTCATCAAACCTTTTCACCTTTAATCCCTTTTTATCCCTCTATTTAACCTGGTTTCAAACTCTATCCCACAATCACCACAATTCTCTACTCAATACATACATACTCCACTCTATCTTCCCCATTGAACAATGCAAGCCATGGCTGCTGCAGCACCGCGTAAGTCGAGTCTTGTTAAACAAGACCGTCATCTATTCGCAACACGCGATGAAAATGCCTTCACTAAGCAAGTTTTGGCCACTCATTCTGAGGAACCCCTCGAGTTGCCTGTCAACCCTTTGCTCGGCCTCGTTGAAAAAATTTTCCTTCGAGCTAAACTCAATACTCACCAGGCACATACATAACAATTGTTTTCTTGCATATTCATGATTCAAATTGAACCAAATCATCTGTTTGGTCTAGAAGAAAGTTATGTGCTCACTGATTAAATTTGTCTGCAGGGAACAACACGAGCTCAACTGGAGGCAATCGAAGACCGCTCTCCAGGCCCAACAGACTTGCTGGACTTGCTGAATTTTGTATCGTTCACTATCAATAGAGTTTCCAATGAGGTTGCTTAcagtttcttcttccttttagGCACACAAGAAGAAGTTCACGTCCTTTCAGAGATTCAttttgtttgcttgttttgaATGATCACAGATACGGTACAGGTGTTCAAGAGCTGGGGATACCCATACCGTGACGATGGAAGTGCTCAATTTATTATCAAACTGGCCATGGGATGCTAAGGTGGTGCTGGCCTTGGCTGCATTTGCCATAAACTATGGAGAGTTTTGGTTATTGGCTCAGCAATCCACAACTGACTTCCTCGCCAAAGA
The nucleotide sequence above comes from Cucurbita pepo subsp. pepo cultivar mu-cu-16 chromosome LG11, ASM280686v2, whole genome shotgun sequence. Encoded proteins:
- the LOC111804901 gene encoding coilin-like isoform X8, with protein sequence MNSGTVRVRLVFEEGRLLSKPQRRNGLKRSWILLKSHLHSISDFSSYLLDLFLLRDACPHGLLLSMDGFVLPPFEPTSILKDGDIVRVKKSEDNVIAVETMADMEEGQPAGLDVQLLANEELVKECTDYKNEAEQDDEHYDLLNQLEDTVDVGSKEKTVCRKRKALKTVHSSKKKKNRFAPTDKCLASPSNLQQFHTDHNCRSQQEVSVSDKSLVEKRKSSNGNTGTNKKQKQVQQRIVRNSNGIVPVETRPGHVRFLPLDQGEANQFVHPAQASMDTARSNGITIKNEKKWGKGKSSFWRSNCNCEGQSSKSQAKKDSSTRKCPIDFNELRPCLSLPERGDIIAYRLIELSSSWTPEFSSFRVGKVSWCNPEANKIMLIPVPEYPFVFKAMNEEAVKHPYAEDGSLKADYSSLVDIRIVEHENSLGFEAAGGGNISEASTSKQSWSKWEKHSIAPKQSWNKWENQPRAPKQSWKKWENDTSKQGENQPRASKQSWKKWENDTSKRENGKENAWDDIVQASSAKKANLSKDVGWGRGEKKSWKGAS
- the LOC111804901 gene encoding coilin-like isoform X4 translates to MNSGTVRVRLVFEEGRLLSKPQRRNGLKRSWILLKSHLHSISDFSSYLLDLFLLRDACPHGLLLSMDGFVLPPFEPTSILKDGDIVRVKKSEDNVIAVETMADMEEGQPAGLDVQLLANEELVKECTDYKNEAEQDDEHYDLLNQLEDTVDVGSKEKTVCRKRKALKTVHSSKKKKNRFAPTDKCLASPSNLQQFHTDHNCRSQQEVSVSDKSLVEKRKSSNGNTGTNKKQKVQQRIVRNSNGKLPVENYFEDSEQLDDSSVDEGIVPVETRPGHVRFLPLDQGEANQFVHPAQASMDTARSNGITIKNEKKWGKGKSSFWRSNCNCEGQSSKSQAKKDSSTRKCPIDFNELRPCLSLPERGDIIAYRLIELSSSWTPEFSSFRVGKVSWCNPEANKIMLIPVPEYPFVFKAMNEEAVKHPYAEDGSLKADYSSLVDIRIVEHENSLGFEAAGGGNISEASTSKQSWSKWEKHSIAPKQSWNKWENQPRAPKQSWKKWENDTSKQGENQPRASKQSWKKWENDTSKRENGKENAWDDIVQASSAKKANLSKDVGWGRGEKKSWKGAS
- the LOC111804901 gene encoding coilin-like isoform X9; the encoded protein is MNSGTVRVRLVFEEGRLLSKPQRRNGLKRSWILLKSHLHSISDFSSYLLDLFLLRDACPHGLLLSMDGFVLPPFEPTSILKDGDIVRVKKSEDNVIAVETMADMEEGQPAGLDVQLLANEELVKECTDYKNEAEQDDEHYDLLNQLEDTVDVGSKEKTVCRKRKALKTVHSSKKKKNRFAPTDKCLASPSNLQQFHTDHNCRSQQEVSVSDKSLVEKRKSSNGNTGTNKKQKVQQRIVRNSNGIVPVETRPGHVRFLPLDQGEANQFVHPAQASMDTARSNGITIKNEKKWGKGKSSFWRSNCNCEGQSSKSQAKKDSSTRKCPIDFNELRPCLSLPERGDIIAYRLIELSSSWTPEFSSFRVGKVSWCNPEANKIMLIPVPEYPFVFKAMNEEAVKHPYAEDGSLKADYSSLVDIRIVEHENSLGFEAAGGGNISEASTSKQSWSKWEKHSIAPKQSWNKWENQPRAPKQSWKKWENDTSKQGENQPRASKQSWKKWENDTSKRENGKENAWDDIVQASSAKKANLSKDVGWGRGEKKSWKGAS
- the LOC111804901 gene encoding coilin-like isoform X5 is translated as MNSGTVRVRLVFEEGRLLSKPQRRNGLKRSWILLKSHLHSISDFSSYLLDLFLLRDACPHGLLLSMDGFVLPPFEPTSILKDGDIVRVKKSEDNVIAVETMADMEEGQPAGLDVQLLANEELVKECTDYKNEAEQDDEHYDLLNQLEDTVDVGSKEKTVCRKRKALKTVHSSKKKKNRFAPTDKCLASPSNLQQFHTDHNCRSQQEVSVSDKSLVEKRKSSNGNTGTNKKQKVRKQVQQRIVRNSNGKLPVENYFEDSEQLDDSSVDEGIVPVETRPGHVRFLPLDQGEANQFVHPAQASMDTARSNGITIKNEKKWGKGKSSFWRSNCNCEGQSSKSQAKKDSSTRKCPIDFNELRPCLSLPERGDIIAYRLIELSSSWTPEFSSFRVGKVSWCNPEANKIMLIPVPEYPFVFKAMNEEAVKHPYAEDGSLKADYSSLVDIRIVEHENSLGFEAAGGGNISEASTSKQSWSKWEKHSIAPKQSWNKWENQPRAPKQSWKKWENDTSKQGKMERKMHGMTLSRLPARRRLICPRTLDGEEGRRNLGKELHNSP
- the LOC111804901 gene encoding coilin-like isoform X2 gives rise to the protein MNSGTVRVRLVFEEGRLLSKPQRRNGLKRSWILLKSHLHSISDFSSYLLDLFLLRDACPHGLLLSMDGFVLPPFEPTSILKDGDIVRVKKSEDNVIAVETMADMEEGQPAGLDVQLLANEELVKECTDYKNEAEQDDEHYDLLNQLEDTVDVGSKEKTVCRKRKALKTVHSSKKKKNRFAPTDKCLASPSNLQQFHTDHNCRSQQEVSVSDKSLVEKRKSSNGNTGTNKKQKVRKVQQRIVRNSNGKLPVENYFEDSEQLDDSSVDEGIVPVETRPGHVRFLPLDQGEANQFVHPAQASMDTARSNGITIKNEKKWGKGKSSFWRSNCNCEGQSSKSQAKKDSSTRKCPIDFNELRPCLSLPERGDIIAYRLIELSSSWTPEFSSFRVGKVSWCNPEANKIMLIPVPEYPFVFKAMNEEAVKHPYAEDGSLKADYSSLVDIRIVEHENSLGFEAAGGGNISEASTSKQSWSKWEKHSIAPKQSWNKWENQPRAPKQSWKKWENDTSKQGENQPRASKQSWKKWENDTSKRENGKENAWDDIVQASSAKKANLSKDVGWGRGEKKSWKGAS
- the LOC111804901 gene encoding coilin-like isoform X3, translated to MNSGTVRVRLVFEEGRLLSKPQRRNGLKRSWILLKSHLHSISDFSSYLLDLFLLRDACPHGLLLSMDGFVLPPFEPTSILKDGDIVRVKKSEDNVIAVETMADMEEGQPAGLDVQLLANEELVKECTDYKNEAEQDDEHYDLLNQLEDTVDVGSKEKTVCRKRKALKTVHSSKKKKNRFAPTDKCLASPSNLQQFHTDHNCRSQQEVSVSDKSLVEKRKSSNGNTGTNKKQKQVQQRIVRNSNGKLPVENYFEDSEQLDDSSVDEGIVPVETRPGHVRFLPLDQGEANQFVHPAQASMDTARSNGITIKNEKKWGKGKSSFWRSNCNCEGQSSKSQAKKDSSTRKCPIDFNELRPCLSLPERGDIIAYRLIELSSSWTPEFSSFRVGKVSWCNPEANKIMLIPVPEYPFVFKAMNEEAVKHPYAEDGSLKADYSSLVDIRIVEHENSLGFEAAGGGNISEASTSKQSWSKWEKHSIAPKQSWNKWENQPRAPKQSWKKWENDTSKQGENQPRASKQSWKKWENDTSKRENGKENAWDDIVQASSAKKANLSKDVGWGRGEKKSWKGAS